The Raphanus sativus cultivar WK10039 chromosome 2, ASM80110v3, whole genome shotgun sequence DNA segment GTGTACAACAGAAGCAACTAGACTTTTTCTGTTTCTCTCAGTATACAACAGTAACAACTAACAAGTAACAACTAACAACAATACTACTCCAAAACAAACTCCGGAACTTGATTTTAAGCTAGGAATATACTAGGGGACTaagttcaaaaaatatatattctaggGCCGGACTATTATGGTTATTGGTGGGATTGGGACAAGTCACTTATAAACCCAAGGGACCTCCCATTTCTTCCCTTATATAAGGAATGTTTTCCCTTTCTTCCCTCTTCTTTCCTCTGTTTTGTGGTCCCCCCCTCTCTTAAGGGATCTCTTAAGGGATACTGATAATGTTACTCTTAATAGTTCCAATCGTATTTCAGAATTCCATGTATTTCAGTATTTGTCAATGTGGGTGGGGtcaatataatttatgaaaactaGTTTAGTGTAATGTATGATGAAAAAATACGTACTGTCATTTTTTTGACTCCAGATATGCTAATTTCACatcttaattatttatatgaaatctTAAACTAGAGCAAAACGACTTTCTCTTACGGAGACAAACTCTATGCTAATTTCACatcttaattatttatatgaaatctttttttttttgaacttaaactAGAGCAAAACGACTTTCTCTTACCTAGACAATCTCTATGTCATACATTGGTCAAGGGTTTATCAttactaatttaaaaaaaaaacatgtacaaaacacaaacacaaacatgGTCGCTGTTGAATATTccgaaatctttttttttgaaacttaaacaTTCCGAaatcttcaaaatttaaatatatgtacaAAAACAAATGTGATGACTTTTGAATATTccgaaatattcaaaatttaacataTGTACAAAAACAAACATGGTGTGTTAACATTCCGAACTATTCGTATTTATTGCCTAGCTCATACGTATCTAGTTAATTAGCTGCAGCTAGTTTATTCGATATTGTAATATTTGAagtgtattttttataatagtaCGCGTACGCATGTCGAAACACAACACTACAAGGAATAAAACAACATTTGTTACATAAATTGACGTTTTTCATTACACATATCAAGACTTTTCAACACATTACAACACAGCGAAGTTACTAATTTTAATACAACTTTTTCCACCCCGTAGACTTGATGATATTAGTTAATTATTGAAAGGTAAAACCGGAACAGAAAAATATGGATCGACTACAACCATAGTGCTACTCCCAACACAAGTATCACAAGAAAACTCATTGTAAAACGCTCTTGCCTTCCTTAATATATAGCTTATGGAACATTTCATGTACCAAAACAAGCTTAATTGAGCAACTTCACGTCTCAAATCTCCATATTCTGTTGTGATTACCGACTTACCGTCTTTGCGGTTGAGGTTGCACAGCTTCGCATGTTCTTGTTGACTCGTCTGCTCTTCTTTAACTGGCTGATCTTCCGTAAACAATACTGAATTAGCTAGAGGGGATAAGTTTTTAAGGTCATTATGATAAATTTCAGTAAGCGTTTTGCCAGGACAAGCATTGTTGAACATGTTATCGGTTATGGATTTTGATGGTCGGGGCTTGTTTTTGTTGCATTTACGAGGTTTTAGGGTTGTAATTGAGATTTTGGAGCGGTGGACTTGAGCGATGATGATGAATTTAGTAGCCATGagagtgttttttttcttgataaGTATGAGGCTGTTGAGTGTGCTTGCCAATGGTATGAAGTGATTGGTGTTGAATTGCTCTTTCGGTCCTTTATTAAGATATTTATATGCACACGTCTATACATACACATCATTCATGTATGGTATGTATATGTGTTAAACGTTTGGtgtaaatattcttttttctaaacattaaaccaaaaacCGTGATTTGTTGATGGGCATATCTTAAAAGGATAGAATCatggtaaataaaaaaatgattggTTTTGGTCTAAGCGTACAATGTTAATAAAGTGGCAATTTTGAGCTTTCGCAATCTTTGGTTGTGTATTACCTAACAATTTAAGAGGCAGAAACCTATAAAGAATACTAAAGTCCACAAattgtgaaatataaaatacgATAACTAGTTAactacttatatataatatgatcatTACTAGTTCGAAATACGAACAGTAATTGGAGATTCTTGGACTACTCTCACATTTGGTTAATTACGTCTGGATTTTGATATGGTTCGAGTTCTAATAAAACATCATCTAAactttatacaattttaattttctattgttttcttcttttcattttgCTTATCTAATTCAAAAATGTACATTTTAGAGTTAACACTTAACATAAAACGAGGAGTGAATCTTTGTTTCTTCATTTTCGACTCAAAAGTTAAGTCGAGTGTTTTCAGACTAAAGATTCAGTTTCCACGTCCGTACTGTACGGACGGggtttgatgtgtgattttacATTTCTACATGCTATATTACGCATATATGTTGAATCATGCATACATATGTGCATATTCTATTTAGACGGTAGATCATGTGGTCTATATTGCTGGATCTCAATAGGTGAAAAGGGGGACCATGAAAGCTGGATGAAAATGAAATGTACTTTCCATTGACAAATGACTTTACCTCTTCCATTTCACAAATTCTTTTTTACTATAAATGAATTTAATTATAGAATATATAGAATAATTCAATTCACACGTTATAACAGAAGAACCTAGAATCTATGGAACTTCGATACGGATATAGAAAGTATGGTCCATACCCACGTGCAAATTGTTTGGTATCTGTATGTTTCCTTTGTTCCTTTCACTAAAAAGGCCGGTGATCTTACGCATTGTTATGTTTCACAGATCCCAGCGTTTCGGGTAATCGACTCTCTCAAATTACCCCAAACTCGGATAAATTTTTTCAGTCGTCAAGACTCAAGTGTGTACAAATTACGTAACATCCGACCCATTGCGAGACTCCGTCTGATATTAACATTCCATAGCCGATTATTAACtcctaaacttttaaaatagtCGCTCATAATACAATTTCTTGGATAATGGCAAAACAACTTTAGTGACTGTgagtactatatatatatatatatatatattttttttttttttcatgtatcCAATGCTCACTAACTTTCATATCATCTTTGTACACTGATTATATGAGTGGTTAAGTGAGTCTATTAGCTAAACTCAGACGCTTAAAAATGTATCAAGTAAAACTCGATCTAAACTCTCAATTAAGTAGAAGGAAGTGTTAAAAGTATCATGATTCCGTATCGTattgtttttacattttctCAAATCGATCTATGTTTAGGGTATTGATAAAGACAAAAGCATTAACAGTGGAGcagaaatttttatttctttttttagaaCACAATTCTTGTGTCTTTTCTACACTCTTTTATGTACATCTAAAATAGTAAATTTTCACCTCCgtgaaagaaaaataatgaataaaagtTGTGTATAAGATAAAAGAAACAAGAATGTTGTTGAATTAGTTTGATACCATTAGAAAGCGTTACCTTTAGAATAATCTCCATAGGCAAAAAATTATGTACATCTTGAGAAAACTTTCCGGTAACCATGGCCGGCAACGTATCTGGCTATAATTAGTTCTAAACTGCTCCGACGAAAACTGGCTTAGCTCTCTGAAGCACAAGGGGAAGAAAAACACAGAGAAATCAATACTTTCAGTCAAAACAGAGAGATTAAGGAAGACGAAATATAAGTGGAGTTTGAAGACGTGTTTACAATACTTTCAGTCAAACAGGAGATGTGAGGAAGTGACTTGCAGGAAGAGTTTAGGGAGATACAGAAGATCCGCCATTGATCAGTATCGAAGAATGAATGAAGCTGTCGTTGAGCCACGCCatgggggagagagagagagattgtgcCGAAGGCGGAGGCGATTGGGCAAAACCCAGGGTTCAGGCTTGGGAGACGCGAACGAGATCGAGATAAATGGGCCTTCGAATGGAAGGCCCATTATAATAACATGTATATGATGTACCGAGTAAATGGGCTTAAATCTGGGAATTATAGCTCACAATGAATGAAATTTGTGTTCTTTTCCGTTTCAATCCTCCTACATGTGATTTGGGCTTTCACTCGGTTGTTGTTTTACTTTTCTGTAAATAAATGCAAATCATTGTTCATACAATTAGAATTCCATATCGACCTAATGTGATTGTGATGGAACCGTAGTtaggataatttttttttatggattTCTCAAATTTTTGAGAAactcatatattttaatattaatatatttgtttagaGATTCAAGTTGTGAATTCTCCTTTGCCGATGCACTGACAATTCACACACTTGAGAAACTTTGTTTGAGAACCTGCAACAGATAAGAAAACATTGAATTTAAAATCACGTTGCTAAAAGCTTGTCAATAATTCGCCTTTGCCGATCACAAGTGTTCTACGGAAAACTATTTTACATGgatttttgagaaaagaaactTTTCGTTTGACTTTAGAAATGTAACGGTGTGACATGACATGACATACCCCCACATTGTCGGTTTTAATCTAATCATGAAGAAAATAATGCTATCACCTTATGGAATGAACCTTTAGCATATGGTTCACGTGAAAACAAACTGACTCAGGGATCAGGCCAACTTGCAGTGTTGTCATTCGTACCTATGCGATGTATActtttttggtgtaaatgttAAAATGCGATGCGATGTATACTTTATTAGACAACATGCTTTTGTCACAATGTTATCATACTGCCACTCGTTGTACTCTAATTAGTTCAATAATATCCatggttaaatttttttttttgtattcgaCTGATGTTAGTTGTATATTTGCTCTTGTATATATGATAACTATGGAACATACTCGCGGTGAAAAGCTTTATTAGTAAGCTAGACGAAAATAATCGATCAACAACAAGAAAGCTGCAACTTCACAAGCTGCAATTCAACGTATATAAAAACTTCACATGCTGCAtagttgtattttattttgtcgGCAAACTATTATATAATCTTATAAAGTTGTACAGTACAACAGTTCTATTTGTATAGGAGAAACAACATAATTTTGGAAATTATATCTTgcatgaatttttatttgtgcCTTTTGATGAGCATTAAATTGTAACGaacttatattttttggtaaaataacgAACTTATATATTCAACGTATCTAGCATACATTAGCTTGATGTCTCCGATCTTGAAGTTTATGGGTGAATTTTGATGGCTACGaacatttaaatgtaaaatttcatttttcgtCTAAAATGAAGTAaacaaatatagaataaaaatacttcaagtttattctatttattgttttataatagaataaaaaaacttatttcaTTTGTGAAGTAAACTTCGTTacgaaataaaatatatatgaagttGGGTTGAATCACTTTTTATtccatattctatttttttctaagcGAAATTGGAAATATCCTAAACCTTGCATATAAcatttttgaatcttttttttttgaaaacaggCTTTTAgagtttaattaaaaatgtttttttaaatgtgtttaacacctttgaatctttttttttttgagaaaataccTTTGAATCTTCACAGTAAGGTTTTGGTTCTATCAATATTTAGGCTCTATAGTGGAGGTTGAACCCTTTATTGGACCGTATACGGTCCAACCAATTACAAATCTGTGCTTTCATGACACccatcaatacaattaaaacagcagacATTTTTCAGACATCCCCTtgattttttaaactatttacaaGAGTGCCATTaccatttaattttaattaataagttatagaaattagttataacaaccaaataaatagctgatatataaaaataaattgcagACCCCACCTTATTTATAATCGAAAATATATGGTAAgttataatatgttaatttttttgtatttactgTCCACCTCAGAATATATCAATTATTCTCAATATGTAATCCTAATTAAATGAATATTTGAGTACATATTTCTataagtataataatattactataatagtatacttatttgatataatatttaccaaacatttaaaataaatttaatttattattatattcttagtaatagtattttccaaattaaaaaaataaaatcaacaccggattaatatttataaatatctaaacaattcCTATATCTTGGagacataaaaactaaaaccaaattaaaaccaaaataaaaaccaaatggatatccaaatcaacaaaataaagtttatatatttttaaaatgataaaatttaattttaaaatgataaaatactctaaaactaCTATCTATAAACTGAACTACACGGAAAAAAAGATTTCCctactatttttattcaaaaattttgaaattatttttaatttctgctAGGATAGAATCACCTGAATATTTTTTAGCCAAATATctattatatgatataatatttaccaaacatttaaaataaatttagtttattattatgttcttagtaatagtattttccaaataaaaataaaataaaatcaacatcggattaatatttataatatctaaacaaGTCCTATATCTTGGGGCAGAAAAACTAcaaccaaatcaaaaccaaactaaaaaacaaatggatatccaaatattcaaaatacagtctgtatattttcaaaatatttattatatttaattttaaaatgataaaatattctaaaatactaTCTATAAACTGAACTACACAAAAACGGATTTCCCTACTATTTctatccaaaatatttgaaattatttttaattttatgctaAAATAGAATCAcccgaatattttttttccaaagtatctaaatttaTCCGACTtatccattatttttttctgaaatttcaaaaaacatCATTTTACCCTAATTACTCTAagttatccaaaaaaaaaaagaaccgggccatagtcgaattgaactcaaaattttaatggttttccaaaccaaaccggaaaccaaattaaccaaaccaaaatcaaatacaaattcataaataaccgaacaattcttatatttctacccaaaagatgaattttcatactattttttatccaaaatatttaaaattattttatttttctgctaGAATAGAATCACTCGATTACTCTTTagctaaaatatctatatttatctgaattatccgttatttttccaaaaaatcgATCATTTTTACCCCAATTACtctaaattatctaaaaacaagAACCGGACCATAGTCGAAttgaactcaaaattttaacgGGTTCTTAACATTGTtattcgaaccaaaccgaaaactaagttaaccaaaccaaaatcaaattcaaattcataaataaccgaacgATTCTTATATTTCTTGAATCAAGAAATGTAAATCAAACTGGAATgaatctgaaaacaaaaaaatacaaattagaaccaaaccgaaaaccaaatgCGTACAAACATATTAGTAAGCAAATAAATAGGGTAATAAATATGTCAACAAAAATAATCCCGCGTTTTctaagcgcgggtcaaaatatagtcaatacaattaaaacagcagcTTTTTTTGACATCTCCTTAGTTTTTGCGAAGTATTTACAAGAATACCActctcttttaattttaaataaataaatagagaaATTAGTTATAACTACCAAACATTAATCTGCTATTTCCTTAAATaagttatacatatatttttcattctatGATGTCATTGATAACACATCACTAAAAGAAAATACGTTACCTATATTTTCTCCCCTATATACTAACATATCTTATTACCATAATCTACTATCATTACCATTTAATAGAAACagattttatggttttcaaaTATCGTAAAAGAAGTCAGAAACAAGAAGTCAAGTTGGCCGAACATTTAACTTACACCAACCCAACAATGtgttaactttttttgtaaaccgtgttaaaagaagtaaaaaagacaaaagctaatagaaactaaattagttgtacatttatttatatgaaaacacAATTCACTACGTACGACAAAGCCTATAAATACTAACATTTTGTACATAAACTAAATcactaattattttagaaaaatagatcTAAACGggttaaaaattttaaaagggaTCAGTCAAAAAGAAAATGGATTTGAATAGGATGGATTTATCTATTATAACATTTGTGACAAAGTAACAaagacatttttaaaaaaaaagtttatagcGTAAAACATCCCGCACTTTAAAGTGCGGGTAAAAATCTAGTGATCCTTATAAAAACACAGCGAAATGTGTTTCCTTTGACTATAACTGTCTCGCCTGAGCTGTTTTTATATcgtttcttctctctttctcatgTTACAATGAGTCTTATGAGCGGGATCTTGTCCGGATATCTAATATTAACGGGAGCCGCTTCAGACCACCTCTATAATTTCTCATATTCATTTCCCATGTTTTAAAGggaaaaatttatatatattgtagctagtgtatctatcttattaaaacaggaacattacaacttcttctaggtggatttttaaagatggacctcatatatttaaattaaatgtctcattctttatatataatacgtaccatagtctaactttgcattgatgtatttccttaaatacaattcttctttttgtccatattccatatatgatttttacatttattacatgtcgatttaaataagatatatactaagaatactaaaaaatattaatcgttctataattaccctatataattcattttaaattgatcagtatattttcattggccatattaattttattagtacgaataataTTAGGTaaataagtcatagacacatacataaagatatgactattcttataactacgttgggcctaatctactttctaaaacaaataacacatagcttcctatattatattgtatagaatatagtaatattgtataatattatacttatacaataatactaaaaacaaaccaaactgaaatataatatatatcgaaaatgctttgaaccattacacacaaaatatattagacttcagagataaaattcactttgatattacgtaataattattttaaaaattaaatttcgtaatgtaaaaaaacataagttttatataaaattttgcgttacaataaaaagacacaactcgcgcttgcaaaatgttatttttacatatgaaagacagttttgatattgttctttaaacacaaaattgaattatacaaactcgatactacataaaactaaacaatatagaatacattttaaaaataaaacccgtgcgggtgtgcatatgtttatataatatataaatatattatgttacacatattttcatataaataataccccaatgtaagttttgtatgataaatgttgaaaatacaaaatatatagcactatatattttaaataatacagaaaaaatctactttacgttatcataaaatttaaaaatcaaatttagtaattaaacacattgcttatttaaacacattagtacacattgttatttatcaaaattttatattaatacacattggcgatcatgtataacatttagtaaaaacaaaaataaaaaaatgactcccgctcggtcgagcgggtcatgatctagttattTTGTAAAGCAGAGATGCTCAACAATATCAGCTAGTGTGTTGTTGAATAGTTGCTCGCTTGGTCGACGATGAATCGGAGTCAGCTCCCAAAATCTCGCTGGATGAGCAAATGGTTGGCTTTTTCTcgtttttttcattatttgtatattttaccATATAACATTTCCACATAAGTGAAAACTAAATAAAGACATCTAAGGAGACatttaaaaagatacaaatcATACAGTCaacatttatttgtttattttaatattagttttgtctttgttttcttatacTACATCACATATGTCATATCTTATTTATGGAGcaatgaataaaattatttatttctcaatttttttttcttttttggaaatttattttatcatcaATGTTCAGCAGTATGTCTATATACTATTGCCTACAGTTAATTATTTTGATGCTTTCTATATTTATGGGTCTTACTGGTAACATTTATTAAAGTGCATGTGTTAAACATTTGATATTATGAGTTGATACCACTATCCTTTATGACTTCTTAGTTTTTGTAAACCTATTTCACTACTGTTTATTTGCTCTTTTTCTCCTTATCATTTCTATCACCAACTGGATCCAATACAAAAATATcacacagaaaaagaaaaatatcagtCAAAtgttagtttataaaatttgacTTGTCCACATTCATATTCacactattatatttttattgaatttatttttccaCATTCACGTTattatttagtgtatatatatatactatgttaTTAAATTACTATATTTACGTCAAAATAGTACTAAACGTTCATACTCTTTATCTTTATCTTACCGTTCGCCATCTTTAATCATCTCCGAAAGACACCGTTTGtctttaaaaacttttaaaagcatgtcttatttttagaaaaataaaaagatcgCCACGTTGCAGAAGACTTGTATTTATTCTACtttaagagcatcattatcccaAAGACCCATCTAGgagttcttaattttttttttaatactttttagtGGTAAATGTGAATTAGGAGACAGCACTGAGAGACCCTAATATTATTGTGCTCCAATGGGAGTCTCCTATTTAGgggttcttaaaaaaattaaacattgatGTGATCAAATGTATCATCAATTGATTCATCTAAGGTGTTTTGAGAAGAAAATAAGACAACAAGAAAAAACCTAAAAAGTTTCACGGACATAAACCTAAAGAGTTTCACGTACAACAAGTATGTATCATCAATGGCACACGGACCTGCACTGCTTGTTGGCATGGTGAGGCAGTGACAAGTCTTGCTGCTCACAGACATAACCTAAAGAGTGAGAACACAAGAGTTGATGAGAATCAGTCtgtcaaagaaaaaagaacacaaGAGTTGATGAGAAGCAGAACGTACCTTCTTCCTGTTTCTGAACTGGATATAGCTGCACGGTTGCTGTTTCCTGCATTTGCTACCATTAGAGGTAGTACATCGCTCATATCCGTGTAGCCATCTCCACCAAAAACACCAACAGCAGTTTGCATTGTTCTACATATAAACCAAAACATTGATAAACAATGTTAACATCTTCAATATATTAGTGTAAGAGGAAGTCAATAGCACACTGGTACTAGTAACTCTAGTAAGTTCAACATCTACATAATAAACCCACATGAGATTAATATGAAAGATCGACAGATGTCTAAAAGGGTACCTCATGGAGACGAGATGACCAACTCGATCTTCCTGTGAAGTCCACTGGAACGAGGTGCTAAAAGAGGTGAATTCATGAAACGTATGAGACACTAGCAAACTGTGATATCTGTAACGAAACTACATGAAATTATAAAGTGATCGATATAAACAAAGACAGAGACATAAACTATCGCAAGAATGATTAACAAACAAAGACAGAGACATAACCGAGTTGAATCAGGAGACATAAAAAACACAAGAGACGCATGCAACACAACAAACAAATCAATATAAAAACGAATGATTCAGacacaaaaggaaaaaaaacttaGCTTTTTCTTTCGGTTTGATTTCGTCGAGGATAGTCACGGGCCGGAGAGAGAGGTGGAGTGAAACTTGATCTACGTGAGCGATCGTGGAGATCGAGAGGGAGGCGGAGTCGTCGAGGAGAGCGACGGAGACACGGATTCGTCGacgagatcgagagagagagagaagcggaATCGTCGAGGAGAGCGAGGGAGACGCGGATTCGTCGACGAGAGAGAGGCGATGATTCCATCGATAGAGACTCCGGCTGATGCCGTCGACGAGAGGGAGATATCATCGTCGCCGAGAGGTCACCGTTTCGCTTTCGGGTTCGCcttgagagaaagagagaagacgAGACggttgtgagagagagagatgttgaaTGAATGACACGTGCCCCCTGAAACCCGTTTCTTGTGTGTCTTCATTAAGGGACGTATATTGCTTAATTagctaatttttattttttttttaaaccaaaaagaCATAAATACGCGGATAGGAAACCGCGATAAAGATACTCTAATATTGCCAACAAGAAGAAATGATTTCTTAGTTTATTTGTGATAAATACACCGCCCAAACAGAAAGAGGTCACTCACACAAACACCTTGAGCTCTCTCTACCATACAAACAAAAGAAGCCAAAATCTCCAGCGGAGAGATTATGGCGGGACAGTCGCGAAAATGGATGATTCTGGTGGCGACGATTTGGATTCAGGCTTTCACCGGGACCAACTTCGATTTCTCGGCTTACTCTTCAGATTTGAAGTCGGTCTTGGAGATTTCGCAGGTGCAGCTTAACTACCTCGCCGTGGCTTCCGATCTTGGGAAGGTGTTCGGGTGGTCTTCGGGGCTTGCGCTGATGTACTTCCCGCT contains these protein-coding regions:
- the LOC108839648 gene encoding uncharacterized protein LOC108839648, which encodes MATKFIIIAQVHRSKISITTLKPRKCNKNKPRPSKSITDNMFNNACPGKTLTEIYHNDLKNLSPLANSVLFTEDQPVKEEQTSQQEHAKLCNLNRKDGKSVITTEYGDLRREVAQLSLFWYMKCSISYILRKARAFYNEFSCDTCVGSSTMVVVDPYFSVPVLPFNN